ATTAAAGGCCTTCTTGATCTTTTCCAGTTCACGGAGGACTCTTTGCAGCTGGTCCGGTTGATTGACCTCCCAGTTCTTCTGGGGAGTCAGGCGTATTCTGGCGCCGTTGGCCCCGCCCCGGTAATCGGAGCCTCTAAAAGTTGAGGCGGCGGACCAGGCGGTGTAGACTAACTCTTGTAAGGTTAAGTCGGAGCTCAGAATGGTTTCTTTCAGCTCCTCAATGTCCTTTTCATCAATCAACTCAAAATCCACCTTGGGCACCGGATCCTGCCAGATAAACTCTTCCTCCGGTACTTCCGGGCCGATGTAACGGCTGATGGGCCCCATATCCCGGTGGGTCAGTTTAAACCATGCCTTTGCAAAGGCATCGGCCAGTTCTTCGGGATTTTCCAAAAAGTGCTTTGCAATAGGCTTATAAATCGGATCCATTCGAAGGGCCATATCCGCTGTGGTCATCATCGGTGCCCACCGTTTATTGGGATTGTGGGCATCAGGCACTTCCGTCTGGGCTTCCGGCTCCACAGGGTGCCACTGCCAGGCACCGGCAGGACTTTTGGATAGATCCCAGTCATATTTAAACAGGGTCTCCAGATAGGTGTTGTCCCATTCGATCGGGGTCTTAGTCCAGGCTCCTTCAATTCCGCTGCTGATGGTGTCCTCTCCGTGTCCCGTGCCCATGCTGTTTTTCCAGCCGAGACCCTGTTCTTCAATGGGGGCCGCTTCCGGCTCCGGTCCTAATTGGTCTGCATCCCCGGCACCGTGGCACTTTCCGAAGGTATGCCCCCCTGCAATCAGGGCTACGGTTTCATAATCGTCCATGGCCATACGGCCAAAGGTATCCCGGATATCCTTTCCCGATTCCACTGCGCTGGGCTTTCCGTTAGGTCCCTCGGGATTTACATAGATCAGCCCCATTTGCACCGCGGCCAAAGGATTTTCCAGGTCACGGTCGCCGGAGTACCGTTCATCTCCCAGCCATTCCTCTTCCGAGCCCCAGTAGGTATCCTCTTCCGGCTCCCAGATGTCTTCTCTTCCCCCGGCAAATCCGATGGTTTTAAAGCCCATGGATTCCAAGGAGCAGTTCCCCGTAAGAATCATCAAATCCGCCCAGGATAACTTGTTTCCGTATTTCTGTTTGATCGGCCATAGAA
The window above is part of the Isachenkonia alkalipeptolytica genome. Proteins encoded here:
- the katG gene encoding catalase/peroxidase HPI is translated as MGEQGKCPVTGATGNVKAGRGTENKYWWPDQLNLKILHQNPVSRNPLGEEFDYKEEFKKLNLDEVKKDIYQLLTDSKEWWPADYGHYGPLMIRMAWHSAGTYRMQDGRGGGNTGNQRFAPLNSWPDNVNLDKARRLLWPIKQKYGNKLSWADLMILTGNCSLESMGFKTIGFAGGREDIWEPEEDTYWGSEEEWLGDERYSGDRDLENPLAAVQMGLIYVNPEGPNGKPSAVESGKDIRDTFGRMAMDDYETVALIAGGHTFGKCHGAGDADQLGPEPEAAPIEEQGLGWKNSMGTGHGEDTISSGIEGAWTKTPIEWDNTYLETLFKYDWDLSKSPAGAWQWHPVEPEAQTEVPDAHNPNKRWAPMMTTADMALRMDPIYKPIAKHFLENPEELADAFAKAWFKLTHRDMGPISRYIGPEVPEEEFIWQDPVPKVDFELIDEKDIEELKETILSSDLTLQELVYTAWSAASTFRGSDYRGGANGARIRLTPQKNWEVNQPDQLQRVLRELEKIKKAFNEKQSGNKKVTLADLIVLGGNAGVEKAAKDAGVDVKVPFSPGRTDATEEQTDAESFDVLEPKADGFRNYMKGKYAVKAEEMLVDKAQLLGLTAPEMTVLVGGMRTMDANFNGEKHGVFTETPGKLTNDFFVNLLDLETKWKPKSEDREVFEGRDMKSDAVKWTATRVDLVFGHNSELRAIAEVYGSEDGKDKFVHDFVKAWNKVMNADRFDLN